A genomic window from Glycine soja cultivar W05 chromosome 10, ASM419377v2, whole genome shotgun sequence includes:
- the LOC114369517 gene encoding signal peptide peptidase-like 5 — translation MASSPSLAVAVVVLLLFAAAAAADDASCHHSLQLTKIKSWIDGNKDVDYNGMTAKFGSYLPEDADQAAKTPALFSDPIDCCSASASKLSGSVALCVRGTCDFTTKAAFAQSAGATAALMINDADELFEMECSNDTSVNISIPVVEITKSTGDALNKLLTSKRKVEVLLYAPTRPVVDYSVAFLWLMAVGTVICASLWSDITAPDQNDERYNELSPKSSMSEAGKDDSEDLVNIDTKGAIIFVITASTFLVLLFFFMSSWFIWVLIILFCIGGIEGMHNCIVSLALRKRPKCGQKTLNLPMFGEVSIFSLVVLLFCVIFAVVWVATRRESFSWFGQDALGIGLMITVLQLARLPNIKVATVLLCCAFVYDIFWVFISPVIFQKSVMITVARGDKAGGEAIPMLLRFPRLSDPWGGYDMIGFGDILFPGLLVSFTRRFDKANKKGVVSGYFLWLVVGYGFGLFFTYLGLYMMNGHGQPALLYLVPCTLGVTVVLGCKRGELKYLWSYDADSSSSSSKEPSRV, via the exons ATGGCGTCGTCCCCTTCTTTGGCGGTGGCCGTCGTCGTCCTTCTATTGTTCGCAGCAGCAGCGGCCGCCGATGACGCCTCCTGCCATCATTCCTTGCAATTG ACCAAGATAAAAAGCTGGATCGATGGGAATAAAGATGTGGACTATAATGGTATGACTGCAAAATTCGGCTCTTATTTGCCTGAAGATGCCGATCAAGCTGCCAAAACTCCTGCTCTTTTTTCTGATCCTATAGACTGCTGTTCCGCTTCAGCTTCAAAG TTATCCGGATCAGTTGCTCTCTGTGTACGGGGCACTTGTGACTTCACAACCAAAGCTGCATTTGCACAGTCCGCCGGTGCTACTGCCGCCTTGATGATCAACGACGCCGATG AACTCTTTGAGATGGAGTGCTCCAATGACACTAGCGTAAATATTTCAATTCCAGTTGTTGAGATAACTAAGTCAACAGGAGACGCTCTCAACAAACTTTTGACGTCTAAAAGGAAAG TGGAGGTTTTGTTATATGCTCCAACTCGCCCAGTTGTAGACTACTCAGTTGCCTTTTTGTGGTTGATGGCTGTTGGAACAGTTATATGTGCTTCACTATGGTCGGATATAACTGCTCCTGATCAAAATGATGAACGCTACAATGAATTGTCTCCCAAG AGCTCTATGTCTGAAGCAGGGAAAGACGATTCTGAGGACTTGGTTAACATAGATACAAAGGGTGCTATCATCTTCGTCATCACTGCATCTACTTTTCTTGTACTACTGTTCTTCTTCATGTCGTCTTGGTTTATCTGGGTGCTGATTATACTTTTCTGCATTGGTGGTATTGAG GGGATGCACAATTGTATTGTAAGCCTCGCTTTAAG AAAGCGTCCAAAATGTGGTCAGAAGACTCTGAATTTACCTATGTTTGGGGAGGTTTCTATTTTCTCGCTGGTAGTGTTACTATTCTGCGTGATATTTGCGGTTGTATGGGTTGCTACTCGGCGTGAGTCATTTTCATGGTTTGGCCAAGATGCTCTT GGCATCGGTTTGATGATAACAGTCCTACAGTTGGCTCGGTTGCCTAATATTAAG GTTGCAACTGTACTCCTATGTTGTGCATTTGTATACGACATCTTTTGGGTATTCATATCTCCTGTGATATTCCAGAAGAGTGTTATGATTACA GTTGCTCGTGGTGACAAGGCCGGTGGTGAAGCAATTCCTATGCTTTTGAGATTTCCTCGTCTTTCTGATCCTTGGGGTGGCTATGATATGATTGGATTTGGAGATATTCTCTTTCCTGGTTTGCTTGTTTCCTTTACTCGTAG ATTCGACAAAGCTAATAAGAAGGGGGTCGTAAGCGGATATTTTCTTTGGTTGGTAGTTGGCTATGGTTTTG GCCTCTTCTTCACATATCTGGGGCTATATATGATGAACGGTCATGGACAACCTGCACTGCTCTACCTGGTTCCATGTACACTAG GAGTAACTGTGGTATTGGGATGCAAAAGAGGTGAGCTAAAGTACCTTTGGAGCTATGATGCAGACTCCTCCTCGTCTTCGTCCAAAGAGCCTTCTCGAGTTTAG